GGAGGCGAAGAATTTTCCCAGCCGGCCGAAGGACGTCACCACCTCATCCGCCACGTACAGCAGGTCATGGCGTTGGCAGACTTCCCACATACGCCGGTGATAACCCTTCGGCGCAATGATCACGCCGCCCGAGCCCATGATCGGCTCGGCAAAGAACGCTGCGACCTTGTCGGCACCAATCGTCAGGATCTTGTCTTCGAATTCATCCACCAGGAAGTCGAGAAATTGCGCTTCGCTCATGCCTTCCGGCGCCCGGTAATAGTTGGGGCACGAGATGTGGTGGAACAGGTCGCTCATGAAATCGAATTCCGGCGCGCGGTCGGCGGCCTTGTTGCCGATGGACATCGTCAGGAACGTGGAGCCGTGGTACGCGCTGAAGCGCGAGATGATGTGTTTCTTCTCATGCTTGCCGCGACTGTTTTGATAGAACTGCACCAGGCGGTAGGCGGTATCGACCGCCGTGGACCCGCCGGTAGTCAGAAACACATGGTCGAGGTCGCCCGGGGCCAGGCTGGCAAGCTTGGCGCACAGTTCAATGGCGGTGACGTTGGCCATGTCGCAGAACGGGTTGGAGTACGCCAACTGGCGAACCTGGTTGGCGATGGCATCGGCCATTTCCTCGCGGCCCAAGCCGATATTTGTGCACCACATGCCGCCGACTGCATCCAGGTAACGGTTGCCGGCGGTGTCGTAGATATAGGCGCCGTCACCCGCTGCGATGTTCAGCGAGCCTTGTTCTCGGTGTTCGTCGAACATGTGGAAGCCGTGCATGTAATGGGCCTTGTCGGCGGCGTCCAGTTGGTCATGGTCGAACTGGGCGAAAAAAGCGGGATTTGGCAGCGTCATGGCAGTTACCTTTGATGGCTGGGTTTCACTTGCCGGTCTTCACGGCATTCCAGGTACGGGTGATCAGGCGCACGGCGGCCTGGGACTGGCTTTTCTGGGTGAACAAGCGCTGCATCGTTGCCGCGTCGGGGTAGATGGCCGGGTTGTCGCGAACCGAGGCGTCGAGCAAGGGCTTGGAGGCCAGGTTGCTGTTGGCGTAGTGAGTGGTGTTGCTGACACCGGCGATCACCGCGGGCTGCAGGAGGAATTCGATGAACTTGTGGGCATTCGCCACATGGGGGGCGTCGGCCGGGATGTAAAAGTTATCGAACCAGATCAGCGAGCCTTCCTTGGGGATGAAGTAACCCATGTTGACCTTGGCCCCGGCTTCCGTCGCCCGGGCCTGGGAGGTGGCGTAATCGCCGGACCAAGTGGTGGCCATGCACAGCTCGCCGTTGGCCAGGCCGTTGATAAACCCACTGGAGTCGAATTTTCGAATGTAGGGGCGCACCGCCATCAGCACATCCTGGGCGGCCTTGAGGTCTTTGGGCGCCACACTGTTCGGGTCCAGGCCGAGGTAGGTCAGGGCCAGCGGGATCATGTCGGTGGGGGAGTCGATGAAGGTGATGCCGCAATCGGCGAAGCGCGAAATGATCTTGGGATCGAAAATCATCGCCAGCGAACCGATGGGTGCATCCGGCATGCGCTCCTTGATCTTGTCGATGTTGTAGGTCACGCCGTTGCTACCCCAGGTGTAGGGCGCCGAATAGGTCACGCCCGGGTCGTGGGTTTCCAGGCTTTTAAGCACTTGCGGGTCGAGGTTGTTCCAGTCGGGCAGCAGTGTTTTATTGAGGGGCTGAAAGGCTTTGGCCTTGATCAGCAGCGGCACGAGTGAAGCATTGAGCACCACCAGGTCATAACCCGAGCGCCCCGAGAGCAGCTTGCCTTGCACGGTTTCGTAAGAGTCGTAGGTGTCGTAGATCACCTTGATGCCGGTGGCCTTCTCGAAGTCGGCGAGGGTGTGTTCCCCGATGTAATCGGCCCAGTTGTAGATGCGCAAGGTGTTGCCTGGGTCGTCAGCGGCCTGGCTGAGAGGCGTTGATGCAAGCAAGACAGCGCTGAACAGGGCGATAACGGCTTTATGCATGGCGAACCCACCTTGAAGTTGTGCGTGTTGTCAGGCCGAGGGGCTGATTGCACTTTCAGGCAGGTAGCAGGTGGGCGCCATACCCCGTTCGGGTAGGGGATGGGTCAGGGCAGCACGATGTAGTCGTTTTGCGTGACGACGGGGCGGTGTGCGCCTTGCTCCAGGTGAATATAACGGCCGTCTACCAAGTCGATGGGCAGGCAGTCGTCGATATCCAGCACGCCGTCGGTATGGGATTGGCTCCAGTGCGAGAGCATCTGTCGTTTGCCTTGGGTTGCGGCTTCCTTAGGCGTTCGCGCAACCACCAGCACGTAGTGATGGGCTTCGCCAAAGATGTTCGATTCATAGCCGCCCAGGTTGATGAAATACAGGCGTGGTGCCCCGGCGTTAGGCGCCAGGTGGCTGAGTTGGACTTTCCAGCCGTCGATGCCGTCGACCGTCATCCACGAATCGATATGCACACCTTTCTGGCTGCCAAACCAGCCCTCGCGCAGTTGCGGGTAGGCGGCTTCCAGGGTGTCGGCGACGGCAAAGACCACGTCGTGCACTTCGATTTTCGCCCGGGGATGCTTGCCCCCAAGCATGACCACAAACAGCATCGCGCGTCCTTTGTTTGGCTAGGATGGAAAGCGCCACCATCCTTCGATTGAACCCTTTTGTCCAGTCGGTGCCACACTGTTAATTCGCGAATTCATCAGGAGGTTGTCATGCGCACCATTGATCTGGCCGGCGTCCCCGTCCCTGTCATCGGCCAAGGGACCTGGCGCATGGGCGAAAATCCCGCCCAACGCAGCGCCGAGGTGGCCGCGTTGCAACTGGGCATCGACGAGGGCTTGACCCTGATCGATACCGCTGAAATGTATGGCGAGGGCGGCGCCGAAGAGGTCGTCGGCGAGGCGATTCGAGGCAAGCGTGACCAGGTGTTCCTGGTCAGCAAGGTGTACCCGCACAACGCCAGCCGCAAAGGTGTTCCACGGGCCTGTGAAGCCAGTCTCCAGCGCCTTGGCACCGACTACATCGACCTGTATCTATTGCACTGGCGTGGCCAATATCCGCTTGAAGAAACAGTGGAGGCCTTCGAACGCCTGCGCGAGGCGGGCAAGATCGGTCGTTGGGGCGTGTCCAACTTTGATGTGGCCGACCTGCAAGAACTGGCTTCCTCGGCCTGTGCCACCAATCAAGTGCTCTACAACATCGAAGAGCGCGGTATCGAATTCGACTTGCTGCCGTGGTGGCAGCAACACAATTTGCCATTGATGGCCTATTGCCCCATCGCCCAGGGCGGCGAGCTGTTGGCCAGCCCGACGCTCAAGCAGATTGCCCGTCGTCACGAGGTCACACCGGCCCAGGTTTCCCTGGCCTGGGTATTGCGTCAGGACGGTGTGATCGCCATTCCCAAGGCTGTGACGCCCGAGCATGTGCGGCTCAACGCTGCGGCGGCGAAGCTGGTGCTGGATGAGCACGACCTGGACGCGATTGACCGGGTGTTTGGTGCGCCCAAACGCAAGCATCCGCTGGCGATGGTCTAGCACCCCACAGAAACGGCGCCGTCCATGGCATTGCCGTTTCTGTTTCGACCGGGTTTAGCCGGCTACCGGGCTGCGCCAATCATCGGAGCCCGAGGTGCCGGACACCTCGTGGGTCCAGACAATTTTCCGGTAAGTGAAATACACATCTTCCAGGTGCGTGAAGTGCGCGTTGTTCGGGTCTTGGCAGTTGGGCATCCGTGACTGGATGTCCACCAAAATCGCGTCTTCCAACTCGATGGTGAAGTAGTGCTCCTGGGTGCCGGCGGAAGAGGTGCGGTACCACTCAAGGCGGCACTTGACCATCTCTCCTGAGGTCAATGCGCTGAACAGCAGTGGCGAAGACTTATCGAAGACCTTGCTGATCATCAGCGGTTTGTGCACGCGTTGGCCGGTGGGCTGACCGGATTGCGGGTCACGGGGGATGATCACTTGATGCTGGAATGCCTCTACCAGGATCTGGTCTTCGTGACCTTCCTGATAGATGTTGCCGACCGAGTCCTGGGTGAACGTGCCAGCCGTAATCAAGCCTTGCTTGGTGCCGGTGATGGAGAGATACGCGGGTGTTGGCATGACTGGTTTCCTTGCCTGATAAATGAGGTCGCTCCAGTCGGCGGAGTTGCCGGCTGGGTGATGCTGGTTATCAAGAAACGTGCCGGAAAGTTAAACAGCTAATGAAAATAGGGGGTTAAGGTTTTGTTGGTGGGTTTTATAATCGGTGTTGGCGGTTTGTAGTTGAGTTTAGTTGATTTTATTTGCGCAGTGGTGCGCAGTTAGTTGCTCATGTTGTTGCACGTTTTTATCTGTGGATTTGGCGTGATATACAACAAAATTGTTTGTTCTGGGTGTGCAAGTTGTTGCGCATTACTCAGGTTTTTATTTTTGTAGGACATTCCTTAACCGGCGCTCCGTGGCTTGAATAATGCTTTTTTCATGGATAAGGTTCGTGTCTTCTCGCCGGGAAGGCAAACTTTAAACAGTGTTCTAATGCGTGCTTGAGTTTTCATTAGTTCGCTGAATATTTCCAGGAAAGTAAAAGTGCGGCCCACCATGGTTTATTCAGACAGGCTTTCCGATTATTACTTGGAACTTGCACAGGCCTCATGCTCGAAAGCAAGTTATGCGGGCGCTGATATGCGTTTTTCTACTGAATATGAAGCGCTTGAAACCGAGCTGGGCAAAGCGCACTCCATACATGGTAACAGTCAGCCTGACTGGCAATGGGTTGTGGAAAAAAGCGAGACTCTTTTACGCCACCACTCCAAGGACTTGCGGGTTGCTGTCTGGTTGACCTGGGCATTGCATCAGCGCGAATCCTTCCCCGGGTTGCTCGCAGGCCTCGGCCTGTTGCGCTACCTCTGCGAGCATCATTGGGCGGTCGTGTATCCGGGCAAGCTACGGACCCGAAGTGCCGCATTCGGCTGGATGGTCCCACGCCTCGATCAGGTGCTTGCACAGAACTTTTCGATCAAGGACCAGCGGCCCTTGTTCCATTGCATGCTCGAGCACCTGGCCCGCCTGGATGAGCTGTGGACCGAGCACCTGTGCGAAGAAGCGCCCTTGTTGCTGCCGATTCGCCGGCAGTTGGCGGACAGGTTGCAGCAGGCGACTCAAAGCGATCCTGCATCCGGCAATACCGTGGGGGTGATCGCCCAGATCAAGCAGGTGGCAGCTCAATTGCTGGCGCCCGAGCCGGTGGTGGATAACGAAAAGGATGCCCACAAACTGCTGCGCACACTGCAGGAGAATGCCCGGCCCTTGTCTGCCTGGTGGCAGCGCCAGAATGCCACCGACCTGCGGGCGCTGCGCCTGAACCGAACGTTGACCTGGCTGGCTATCACTCGCCTCCCGGACTGTGACAACGAACAGGTCACGCCTTTGCGAGGCCCGACGCCGGAGAAACTCAAGCGTTACCAGGAGCGCTTTGCCCAAGGGCAATTCGCCGACCTGTTACTGGAGCTGGAGGCCAGCCTGGCCTGTGCACCTTTCTGGTTTGACGGTTTGCACAGGGCTTGGGAGTGCCTGCAGGCGCTGCAGGCCGATCTGGCAATGAACGAGCTGGAGGTGCACTTCGCCCTGCTGCTCCAGCGTTTGCCCGGGCTTGTCCAGCTGCGCTTCCATGATGGAACGCCGTTTGCTGATTCCGCCACGCGCGGCTGGATCAACACCCAGGTTGTCCGCCATCTGCATTCCCCGGCACCGGCCAAGTCTGCGCTTGATGCCCAGGCTGCGCCTTGGGACGAGGCATTGCAGGACGTTATGCCCATGCTGCGCAAGGAGGGCTTCAAGGCCGCCGTGCGATCCCTCAAGCAAGGCATGCAAACCGCGACGGGTGATCGTGCCCGGTTTCATTGGCGGCTTGGCCTGGCCAGGTTGTGTGTGCTGGCGGGCAAGCATGACCTTGCCAAAGTCCAACTCGACCATCTGGACCACGAACTGCATCACTCGGGATTGCAACGCTGGGAGCCCGAGCTGGCGGTTGAAGTGCTGCAACTCTTGTACGGCTGTTGTGACGTCCTGCCACAAAATCATGCCGTGCGTGAGCGCAAGGAAGATGTCCATCGCAGGCTGTGCCACTTCGATCTTGAAGCGGTACTTGAATAGGCTTTCGAGCCACCCGAAAAAGGAGAAACACCATGGCCAAAGAAGGTTCGGTAGCCCCCAAGGAACGTATCAATATCACGTTCAAACCTGCCGTCGGCACTGCGCAGGAGGAAGTCGAGCTGCCGTTGAAACTGTTGGTGCTTGGCGACTTCACTCAGCGTGAAGACCTGCGCAAGCTCGAAGACCGCAAGCCCGTGGGCATCGACAGGAACAGCCTCGATGAGGTACTGGCCAAGCAGGCGTTGAACTTGACCATAAGCGTCCCCAACCGGCTCCAGGACTCTACCGAACTCGATGAGCTGGCCATTCAGGTCAGGATCAATTCGATGAAGGACTTCAACCCCGCGCAGTTGGTTGAGCAAATACCCGAGCTGAAAAAACTCATGGAGCTACGTGATGCCCTTGTGGCGCTCAAGGGGCCGCTGGGCAACACGCCGAGCTTTCGCAAAGCCATTGAAAACGCCCTCGCCGATGACGAATCCCGCGCCCGGGTATTGGCTGAATTGGGGCTGGGCAGCCCTGCCGTATGACTCCCTCAGTAAAAGGACACTGACACCATGACTACTCGCCAAAGCCCGTTGCATGTTCCATCAGCGGATGAATACAGCATTCTCGATAACATCATTGCCCAGACCCGCCTCAGCGCAGACGATGAGGCCTACGGCATCGCAAAACGCGGAGTCGCGGCATTCATCGAGGAACTGATCAAGCCGCAAAACAAGGACGAGCCAGTCAAAAAACGCCTGGTTGACCGGATGATTGCCGAGATTGATGCGCGGCTCAGCCAGCAAATGGATGAAATTCTTCATCATCCTGAATTCCAGTCGCTGGAGGCATCTTGGCGCGGCTTGCAATTGCTGGTTGAGCGCACCGACTTTCGTGAAAACATCAAGATCGAGATGCTGAGCGTGTCCCGGCAAGACTTGCTGGACGACTTCGAAGACTCACCGGAGGTGACTCAGTCCGGGCTTTACAAACACATCTACAGTGCCGAATACGGCCAGTTCGGCGGCCAGCCGGTAGGCGCAATCATCGCCAATTATTTCCTTTCCCCCAGTGCACCAGATGTCAGGCTGATGCAGTACGCTTCCAGCGTGGCCTGCATGGCCCACGCGCCGTTCATTGCGGCGGCGGGCCCAGGATTCTTTGGCCTGGAAAGCTTCACGGGCCTGCCAGACTTGAAAGACCTGAAAGACCATTTCGAGGGGCCGCAGTTTGCCAAATGGCAGAGCTTTCGCCAGAGCGAGGATGCCCGTTACATCGGCCTTACGCTGCCGCGTTTCCTGCTGCGTACCCCGTACGACCCGATTGATTGTCCGGTCAAGACTTTCGCCTATCAGGAAGACGTTGCCAACAGCCACGAGCACTATTTGTGGGGAAACACAGCGTATGCGTTTGCTACCCGCTTGACCGACAGCTTCGCCCGTTTTCGCTGGTGCCCGAACATTATCGGCCCGCAAAGTGGCGGCGCGGTGGAAGACTTGCCGCTGCATCACTTCCACAGCATGGGCGAGATCGAAACCAAGATTCCCACCGAAGTACTGGTGTCCGATCGACGTGAATACGAACTGGCGCAAGAGGGCTTCATTGCCCTGACCATGCGCAAGGGCAGTGACAATGCAGCGTTCTTTTCCGCCAGTTCGGTTCAGAAACCCAAGTCGTTTGGAATCAGCGCCGAAGGCAAGGCTGCCGAGCTGAACTACCGGCTGGGCACCCAACTGCCTTACATGATGATCGTCAATCGCCTGGCTCACTACCTCAAGGTACTGCAGCGTGAACAGTTGGGGTCGTGGAAAGAACGCACCGACCTGGAACTGGAACTCAACAGGTGGATTCGCCAATACGTGGCCGACCAGGATAACCCCAGCGCCGAAGTGCGTGGTCGGCGCCCGCTTAGGGCCGCACGCATTGTGGTCAGTGATGTCGACGGGGAGCCCGGCTGGTACCGCGTCAACCTGAGTGTTCGCCCGCATTTCAAGTACATGGGGGCAGACTTCACCCTGTCTCTTGTCGGCAAGCTCGATAAAGAATGAGCCGAGGCCACGTGACTACCCAAAATCTCAGCCTGTTCGAACGCCTGGAGTCCGGCGTGGGACGTAGCCAGCAGGGCTGCGTCGTGGAGTCCGTGGCCAACCACCTGGCGAAAATGCTCAGTACCCGTGTGGGCAGCGTGCAAACGCTACCGGATTACGGGTTGCCGGACCTGAACGACATGCGCCTGAGCCTGCATGACTCGTTGAGCCAGGCGCGGTTCCTGATCGAGCGCTTTATCCAGGCCTATGAACCACGCCTAAAGGATGTATGTGTCAAGGCATTGCCCGGCAGTCATGACCCGCTGGCCCTGGCTTTTTCCATCGAGGGCGAAATGCAAGTCGATGGCCTGACGCAAGCGGTGGCCTTCTGCGCAAGCCTGGCTCACGGCGCACAGGTTGAGGTCAAACCCAATGTCGTTTAACCGCTATTACCAGGGCGAGCTGAGTGCACTGCGGCAGTTGGGCAAACGCTTCTGCGAGCGCAACCCGGCACTCGCACCGTTTCTTGGTGACGCCAGCCAGGATCCGGATGTGGAGCGGTTGCTTGAGGGGTTTGCATTCCTCACCGGTCGCTTGCGTCAGAAGCTTGATGACCAGCTGCCGGAGTTGAGCCACTCATTGATGCATTTGCTGTGGCCCAATTATATGCGGCCGCTGCCGGCGTTCAGCATGCTGCAGTTTGATCCGCTCAGGCGCACAGGCCCTGCCATCAGGGTCGAACGGGATACACCGGTGGAAAGTGTTGCGATCAACGGTGAGCGTTGCCGTTTTCGTACCTGTTATCCGACGGATGTCCTGCCGCTGCAACTGGCCGCCCTGGGGTATTCGGTACAGGGTGAGGGGGCTTTGCTTTGCCTACGTCTGGAAATGACGGCAGAAGGGAACATCGGTGAGTTGGCATTGGACTGTTTGCGTCTGCATCTGGCGGGCGAGAAAGCCGTCAGCCAGGCGCTTTACCTGGGCCTGTTGCGTCACCTGGAAGGAGTCGAGCTGCTGCCTTTGGGGGGCGATGGGCTGCCGATTGTCGGCGCCGACGGTGAGGCTATTGCGTTGCATCTGCCCACTGACCAGATCAGCCCAGTGGGTTTTTCCGAGGATGAGGCACTGATCCCTTATCCATTGAATACCTTCCGTGGCTATCGCCATTTGCAGGAGTACTTCGCCTTTCCCGACAAATACCTGTTTGTTGAGGTAGGCGGTCTAGGCGCGCTCAACCGATCGCCGGTGGAGCTGCTCAAGCAGGTACGCGGCCTGGAGTTGCGCTTCAACATGCGTGGGCGCGGGCTTGAGCGATTGATGCCCACCCTGGATAACGTGAAGTTGTATTGCACGCCTATCGTCAATCTGTTCAAGCACGACGGCGTGCCGATTCGTCTGGACGGCAAGCAGGACGAATACCTGTTGTTGCCCGGCGAATATGCCAGGGGTAACTGCAGTGTATTTTCCGTCGACAAGGTCACCGGATGGCGGCCAGGAGGCCTGGGTTACCAGGAATATGTGCCGTTCGAGTCGTTCGAGCATGACCTAGGCAGCGGTTCTCCCA
This genomic window from Pseudomonas sp. Bout1 contains:
- a CDS encoding DUF1543 domain-containing protein — protein: MLFVVMLGGKHPRAKIEVHDVVFAVADTLEAAYPQLREGWFGSQKGVHIDSWMTVDGIDGWKVQLSHLAPNAGAPRLYFINLGGYESNIFGEAHHYVLVVARTPKEAATQGKRQMLSHWSQSHTDGVLDIDDCLPIDLVDGRYIHLEQGAHRPVVTQNDYIVLP
- a CDS encoding polyamine ABC transporter substrate-binding protein, whose product is MHKAVIALFSAVLLASTPLSQAADDPGNTLRIYNWADYIGEHTLADFEKATGIKVIYDTYDSYETVQGKLLSGRSGYDLVVLNASLVPLLIKAKAFQPLNKTLLPDWNNLDPQVLKSLETHDPGVTYSAPYTWGSNGVTYNIDKIKERMPDAPIGSLAMIFDPKIISRFADCGITFIDSPTDMIPLALTYLGLDPNSVAPKDLKAAQDVLMAVRPYIRKFDSSGFINGLANGELCMATTWSGDYATSQARATEAGAKVNMGYFIPKEGSLIWFDNFYIPADAPHVANAHKFIEFLLQPAVIAGVSNTTHYANSNLASKPLLDASVRDNPAIYPDAATMQRLFTQKSQSQAAVRLITRTWNAVKTGK
- a CDS encoding aldo/keto reductase, which gives rise to MRTIDLAGVPVPVIGQGTWRMGENPAQRSAEVAALQLGIDEGLTLIDTAEMYGEGGAEEVVGEAIRGKRDQVFLVSKVYPHNASRKGVPRACEASLQRLGTDYIDLYLLHWRGQYPLEETVEAFERLREAGKIGRWGVSNFDVADLQELASSACATNQVLYNIEERGIEFDLLPWWQQHNLPLMAYCPIAQGGELLASPTLKQIARRHEVTPAQVSLAWVLRQDGVIAIPKAVTPEHVRLNAAAAKLVLDEHDLDAIDRVFGAPKRKHPLAMV
- the tssC gene encoding type VI secretion system contractile sheath large subunit produces the protein MTTRQSPLHVPSADEYSILDNIIAQTRLSADDEAYGIAKRGVAAFIEELIKPQNKDEPVKKRLVDRMIAEIDARLSQQMDEILHHPEFQSLEASWRGLQLLVERTDFRENIKIEMLSVSRQDLLDDFEDSPEVTQSGLYKHIYSAEYGQFGGQPVGAIIANYFLSPSAPDVRLMQYASSVACMAHAPFIAAAGPGFFGLESFTGLPDLKDLKDHFEGPQFAKWQSFRQSEDARYIGLTLPRFLLRTPYDPIDCPVKTFAYQEDVANSHEHYLWGNTAYAFATRLTDSFARFRWCPNIIGPQSGGAVEDLPLHHFHSMGEIETKIPTEVLVSDRREYELAQEGFIALTMRKGSDNAAFFSASSVQKPKSFGISAEGKAAELNYRLGTQLPYMMIVNRLAHYLKVLQREQLGSWKERTDLELELNRWIRQYVADQDNPSAEVRGRRPLRAARIVVSDVDGEPGWYRVNLSVRPHFKYMGADFTLSLVGKLDKE
- a CDS encoding Hcp family type VI secretion system effector, producing MPTPAYLSITGTKQGLITAGTFTQDSVGNIYQEGHEDQILVEAFQHQVIIPRDPQSGQPTGQRVHKPLMISKVFDKSSPLLFSALTSGEMVKCRLEWYRTSSAGTQEHYFTIELEDAILVDIQSRMPNCQDPNNAHFTHLEDVYFTYRKIVWTHEVSGTSGSDDWRSPVAG
- the tssA gene encoding type VI secretion system protein TssA produces the protein MVYSDRLSDYYLELAQASCSKASYAGADMRFSTEYEALETELGKAHSIHGNSQPDWQWVVEKSETLLRHHSKDLRVAVWLTWALHQRESFPGLLAGLGLLRYLCEHHWAVVYPGKLRTRSAAFGWMVPRLDQVLAQNFSIKDQRPLFHCMLEHLARLDELWTEHLCEEAPLLLPIRRQLADRLQQATQSDPASGNTVGVIAQIKQVAAQLLAPEPVVDNEKDAHKLLRTLQENARPLSAWWQRQNATDLRALRLNRTLTWLAITRLPDCDNEQVTPLRGPTPEKLKRYQERFAQGQFADLLLELEASLACAPFWFDGLHRAWECLQALQADLAMNELEVHFALLLQRLPGLVQLRFHDGTPFADSATRGWINTQVVRHLHSPAPAKSALDAQAAPWDEALQDVMPMLRKEGFKAAVRSLKQGMQTATGDRARFHWRLGLARLCVLAGKHDLAKVQLDHLDHELHHSGLQRWEPELAVEVLQLLYGCCDVLPQNHAVRERKEDVHRRLCHFDLEAVLE
- the tssF gene encoding type VI secretion system baseplate subunit TssF, which codes for MSFNRYYQGELSALRQLGKRFCERNPALAPFLGDASQDPDVERLLEGFAFLTGRLRQKLDDQLPELSHSLMHLLWPNYMRPLPAFSMLQFDPLRRTGPAIRVERDTPVESVAINGERCRFRTCYPTDVLPLQLAALGYSVQGEGALLCLRLEMTAEGNIGELALDCLRLHLAGEKAVSQALYLGLLRHLEGVELLPLGGDGLPIVGADGEAIALHLPTDQISPVGFSEDEALIPYPLNTFRGYRHLQEYFAFPDKYLFVEVGGLGALNRSPVELLKQVRGLELRFNMRGRGLERLMPTLDNVKLYCTPIVNLFKHDGVPIRLDGKQDEYLLLPGEYARGNCSVFSVDKVTGWRPGGLGYQEYVPFESFEHDLGSGSPSYGVRQRASLHSTGMDTWLSVNQRRAHDPETLSVELTCTNHNLPRLLQVADINQACEQTPEFLSFRNITAATPSFAPPLDTDFLWRLISNMSLNYLSLTDINALRVILETYDLPRYHDRQVEKISRRRLAALQSISHQPVDRLHRGLPFRGLRVDLTIDPEGYLGEGDVFVFASVLNEFFALYASLNSYHELRVISTQGDVYLWPPRMGQQPLL
- the tssE gene encoding type VI secretion system baseplate subunit TssE, whose amino-acid sequence is MSRGHVTTQNLSLFERLESGVGRSQQGCVVESVANHLAKMLSTRVGSVQTLPDYGLPDLNDMRLSLHDSLSQARFLIERFIQAYEPRLKDVCVKALPGSHDPLALAFSIEGEMQVDGLTQAVAFCASLAHGAQVEVKPNVV
- the tssB gene encoding type VI secretion system contractile sheath small subunit, whose protein sequence is MAKEGSVAPKERINITFKPAVGTAQEEVELPLKLLVLGDFTQREDLRKLEDRKPVGIDRNSLDEVLAKQALNLTISVPNRLQDSTELDELAIQVRINSMKDFNPAQLVEQIPELKKLMELRDALVALKGPLGNTPSFRKAIENALADDESRARVLAELGLGSPAV
- a CDS encoding aminotransferase encodes the protein MTLPNPAFFAQFDHDQLDAADKAHYMHGFHMFDEHREQGSLNIAAGDGAYIYDTAGNRYLDAVGGMWCTNIGLGREEMADAIANQVRQLAYSNPFCDMANVTAIELCAKLASLAPGDLDHVFLTTGGSTAVDTAYRLVQFYQNSRGKHEKKHIISRFSAYHGSTFLTMSIGNKAADRAPEFDFMSDLFHHISCPNYYRAPEGMSEAQFLDFLVDEFEDKILTIGADKVAAFFAEPIMGSGGVIIAPKGYHRRMWEVCQRHDLLYVADEVVTSFGRLGKFFASQDVFDMQPDIITTAKGLTSGYLPLGACIFSDRIWQVIGEPGKGRCFTHGFTYSGHPVSCVAALKNIEIIERENLLAHVEDVGVYLEQRLQTLASLPLVGDVRCQRLMACIEFVADKQTKVLFADAVNIGEKIHLRAQAKGLLVRPIGHLNVMSPPLIITHAQVDEVVEILRQCILDTAEELRQSGEYQGR